The genomic segment ttgcaagGTTTTGCCTGTGCCCCTAAGGATAAGTGGAATTTCCCACCAGGActaggggctggagggggagTCAATCCCCACGTCTTGATCAGGTGAGGACTTGCCTCCTTTTGGCCTACGGGACTGATGGATTGTGAGGTCATTTCTGGTGACTTCCTCCAGGCTGCATCCCCGTGGCCCATCAGGGAAGTGCCTGGGACCTCACCTCCCGTGGGGGGGTATGGCGTCCAACGAGGCCCAGGCAGGTGTTGCTGAGGAGAAAGGCATGTCCGCTCCGTATCCTgccgcccccaccctgccactCCCCTGCAGACCGACGGCCCTCGCGTCCACTTGCTTCCGGCCCCCCGGACTCCCTCCCCTGACTCTCCTGCAGCCGTTGGCCAGCTGCACAGCCTCAGCCCGCGAGCTGTCGAGAAGCTGGCTCTGTCCTTGTTTCTCGGCGGCCCTGGGAATTGCCTCTAATCTCCTTTCCGCCTTCCCCCCGCAGATGGTGACGACGAcccacaactctcctgggtggCCTCGTCTCCCTCCAGCAAGGATGTTGCGTCACCCACGCAGATGATCGGAGATGGGTGTGACCTTGGCTTGGGCGAGGAGGAAGGGGGCACAGGCCTGCCGTACCCTTGCCAGTTCTGCGACAAGTCCTTCATCCGCCTGAGCTACTTGAAGAGGCACGAGCAGATCCACAGCGACAAGCTGCCGTTCAAGTGCACCTACTGCAGCCGCCTCTTCAAGCACAAGAGGAGCCGCGACCGGCACATCAAGCTGCACACGGGCGACAAGAAGTACCACTGTCACGAGTGCGAGGCGGCCTTCTCCCGCAGCGACCACCTCAAGATCCACCTGAAGACCCACAGCTCCAGCAAGCCCTTCAAGTGCACCGTGTGCAAGCGCGGCTTCTCCTCCACCAGCTCGCTGCAGAGCCACATGCAGGCGCACAAGAAGAACAAGGAGCACCTGGCCAAGTCGGAGAAGGAGGCCAAGAAGGACGACTTCATGTGCGACTACTGCGAGGACACCTTCAGCCAGACCGAGGAGCTGGAGAAGCACGTGCTCACCCGCCACCCCCAGCTCTCCGAGAAGGCCGACCTGCAGTGCATCCACTGCCCTGAGGTCTTCGTCGATGAGAACGCGCTGCTCGCCCACATCCACCAAGCCCACGCCAACCAGAAACACAAGTGCCCCATGTGCCCCGAGCAGTTCTCCTCGGTGGAGGGCGTCTACTGCCACCTGGACAGCCACCGGCAGCCCGACTCCAGCAACCACAGCGTCAGCCCCGACCCCGTGCTGGGCAGCGTGGCCTCCATGAGCAGCGCCACGCCAGACTCGAGCGCCTCCGTGGAGCGCGGCTCCACCCCGGACTCCACCCTGAAGCCACTGAGGGGCCAGAAGAAGATGCGGGATGATGGGCAGGGCTGGTCCAAGGTGGTCTACAGCTGCCCCTACTGCTCCAAGCGGGACTTTAACAGCCTGGCCGTGCTGGAGATCCACCTGAAGACCATCCACGCGGACAAGCCCCAGCAGAGCCACACGTGCCAGATCTGCCTGGACTCCATGCCCACCCTGTACAACCTCAACGAGCATGTCCGCAAGCTGCACAAGAACCACGCCTACCCCGTGATGCAGTTTGGCAACATCTCCGCCTTCCACTGCAACTATTGCCCCGAGATGTTCGCCGACATCAACAGCCTGCAGGAGCACATCCGCGTCTCCCACTGCGGCCCCAACGTCAACCCGCCTGATGGCAATAACGCCTTCTTCTGCAACCAGTGCTCCATGGGCTTCCTTACCGAGTCCTCCCTCACGGAGCACATCCAGCAGGCCCACTGCGGTGTCGGCAGCACCAAGCTGGAGTCCCCGGTCGTGCAGCCCGCGCAGTCCTTCATGGAGGTCTACTCTTGTCCCTACTGCACGAACTCGCCCATCTTCGGCTCTATCCTGAAGCTCACCAAGCACATCAAGGAGAACCACAAGAACATCCCGCTCGCCCACAGCAAGAAGTCCAAGGCAGAGCAGAGCCCGGTCTCGTCTGACGTGGAGGTGTCTTCCCCGAAGCGGCAGCGGATCTCGGCCAGCGCCAACTCCATCTCCAACGGCGAGTATCCCTGCAATCAGTGCGACCTCAAGTTCTCCAACTTCGAGAGCTTCCAGACCCACCTGAAGCTGCACCTGGAGCTGTTGCTGCGGAAGCAGGCATGCCCACAGTGCAAAGAGGACTTTGACTCCCAGGAGTCCCTCCTGCAGCACCTGACGGTGCACTACATGACCACGTCGACCCACTACGTGTGCGAGAGCTGCGACAAGCAGTTCTCCTCTGTGGACGACCTGCAGAAACACCTGCTGGACATGCACACGTTCGTGCTGTACCACTGCACCCTGTGCCAGGAGGTCTTCGACTCCAAGGTGTCCATCCAGGTGCACCTGGCGGTGAAGCACAGCAACGAGAAGAAGATGTACCGCTGCACGGCCTGCAACTGGGACTTCCGCAAGGAGGCCGACCTGCAGGTGCACGTCAAACACAGCCACCTGGGCAACCCGGCCAAGGCGCACAAGTGCATCTTCTGCGGGGAGACCTTCAGCACTGAGGTGGAGCTGCAGTGCCACATCACCACGCACAGCAAGAAATACAACTGCAAGTTCTGCAGCAAGGCCTTCCACGCCATCATCCTGCTGGAGAAGCACCTGCGGGAGAAGCACTGTGTGTTTGACGCCGCCACCGAGAACGGCACGGCCAACGGGGTGCCCCCCGCTGCCGGCAAGAAGGCCGAGCCGGCCGACCTGCAGGGCATGCTGCTGAAGAACCCCGAGGCGCCCAACAGTCACGAGGCCAGCGAGGACGACGTGGATGCGTCAGAGCCCATGTACGGCTGCGACATCTGCGGGGCGGCCTACACCATGGAGGTGCTGCTGCAGAACCACCGGCTGCGGGACCACAACATCCGGCCCGGGGAGGACGACGGCTCGCGCAAGAAGGCTGAGTTCATCAAGGGCAGCCACAAGTGCAACGTGTGCTCGCGGACTTTCTTCTCGGAGAACGGGCTCCGGGAGCACCTGCAGACGCACCGGGGCCCCGCCAAGCACTACATGTGCCCCATCTGCGGTGAGCGCTTCCCCTCCCTGCTGACGCTCACTGAGCACAAGGTGACCCACAGCAAGAGCCTGGACACGGGCACCTGTCGCATCTGCAAGATGCCGCTGCAGAGCGAGGAGGAGTTTATCGAGCACTGTCAGATGCACCCCGACCTGCGCAACTCGCTCACGGGCTTCCGCTGTGTGGTATGCATGCAGACGGTCACCTCCACGCTGGAGCTCAAGATCCACGGCACCTTCCACATGCAGAAGCTGGCGGGCAGCTCGGCTGCGTCCTCCCCCAACGGCCAGGGGCTGCAGAAGCTCTACAAGTGTGCCCTGTGCCTCAAGGAATTCCGCAGCAAGCAGGACCTGGTGAAGCTTGACGTCAACGGGCTCCCCTACGGCCTCTGTGCCGGCTGCATGGCCCGTAGCGCCAACGGACAGGTGGGCGGCCTGGCCCCGCCCGAGCCCGCCGACCGGCCCTGCGCCGGCCTCCGCTGTCCCGAGTGCAGCGTCAAGTTCGAGAGTGCCGAGGACCTGGAGAGCCACATGCAGGTGGACCACCGTGACCTCACGCCAGAGACCAGTGGGCCCCGGAAAGGCGCCCAGACGTCGCCAGTGCCCCGGGTAAGAGGCTGTCCCTGCTCCTGGGGGCTCCCCCTGAGCTCTGTACCTCCCGGTGGCGTTCCCTTTAGCAGCCCAGACAAGCAGCGCTCTCGTGCAGCCGCCGGGCACGTCCGCTCTGCGGGAGACTCCGGGGTGATCCCCAGGGTTGCCATTTCCCTTCCAGCTGTGTGACGTGGCAGACGTTGTTTATCTCTCCGGGCCTCGTTTGTCAAgtgctcatctgtaaaaggggaatgACAATTGCCTGGACTTCATGGGATCGCTTTCAGGGATCCGTGGTGTCATATGGGTAAAGGGCCCGACGCACCGGCTGACACACAGCGAACACTCCATAAATGGTGGCTGTCGTCTTTCATACAGATCTGAGGTGGACGCATTCACTTGTTTGTTGAGTctccttgggcaagtccctttgCTCTCTGGGCTTCAGGTTCAGGATTCTTTTCAGTAATCCGTAGAGATAATATCCGCATACAGGGCTCAGGACCTGCACTTAGTTAGGGCCTGATCATGCAGCCTGTAATCACCGGCTGATAGGTTATCATCAACAGCACATCTTTATAGTTAGTGCAGGTGCTGGTGCATGGAAGAGCCTAGGAATGGATTCAGTTGCTGTTCTCATTAATGACTGATTGATGGATTGATTcctccattcatttgttcatcagaTTTGCCCTGAGCACCCATTATGTGCCTGGCAGTCAAGGAGAGTCAGAAACGGACCCTACCTTGGGGGCTTCCCGACTAGGGGAGGCCACAGGCCCATAACTAGTAGGTTTCAGGGAGGCAGGGGAAGTTCAGGCTCTGGGAGGGTCCAGGGTGGGTCTGGGTGCCATGGCCAAGGGCCACCTGATGGTGGGCCCGGGGCCTGCCTGGCTCTTGGGTGTCTGACAGTCGGGCCCGGGGTTCCCACTGAGTCTGTTGTCTGTTTCCACACTGAGGAGGTGCCAAGCAGATCTCGGGAGTGTCTTTCCCTCGAGGGCCGGCTGCTGGCACCATGGGCGGAAGGCGGAATTTGGGGAAGGACCGCCTGCTGCGTGTGCTTGCTGGAAGACAGGGGTGTAGCTGAGGGTGGTTCACTGTGGGATCAGAGCTGGGATCAGAACTGGCTCCTGGGACTCTGGGATTTTGAgggtgaggagagggaagaggggctggaggagggtaGAAGGAGAATCTGCAGTGGAAGGGACACATTTGAGGCCCACTGGCCCGCTCTCCACTGAGGTCCAACAGGCCAACGGCCCGTCCACGTTCCCCCTGGCTGGAGAAACACCTGAATGAGGGCAGAGCGGAGTGTTCTGCTGGGGGTCTGAGGCCTGTTCTCAAAGGCCTGTCTGGAGCAGAGAGCTCCCTTTTGGGCCCATAACACCTCACCCTCTCAAGGCCTTTTGACCGAACCAGGTGTCTGGAGAAGGGTCCCCTAGGTCACCCCTGAGAGGTTCTGTGCACTGGCCCTGGTCCCCACTGCTCGGCTCTGCTCAGCCTCGGCTTGCTGGCTGGCCAGTGTGGGTGGGCCGGGAAGCCTTTGGGCCCTGGAATCAGACGGGCTGGGTTAAAATCGCCTTCTTCCAGGACCCCCCAGGGATTTGATCTCTCCAggcctctgccctctcctgtaAAGCCAGAGAGTAGTAATAGCAGCAGCAACAGTATCTATCTCCAGAGCTGACATCACCTGGGAGGCACTGGGGGGCcattctgggttttgttgttgttgttgttgatttattttgagagagaaagcgagcaggggaggtgcggagagtgagtgagagagaatcccaagcaggctcatgctgtcagcacagagcccgatgcaaggctcaaactcacgaaccgtgagatcacgacctgagccgaaaccaagactgactgagccactcaggcgccccccattcTGGGTTTTTAAGGAGCATCTGCTCTGATTGTTCAGtacctgcccctctcctgttgtTAAACATAGTGACTATTTTCTGTGCGGACCTCCGTGTTTTGCCCTGAGGCCTAAGTGAGCAGAAGAAGTGAACACACAGTGAACACACTTGGCACACAGTGAACATCACTTGGTATTTATCCCGTTTATAACCACAGCTCACACTTACTGGGGGATAAGGATGTGCTGAGCACTTTATGTCTATACTATGATACTgcctttacagatgaagaaatggagatacAGAACAGTTTGCCCTCAGGCCCCGGCTTtcaagaggcagagaagggatttgaacccaggtagtgTGGTGCCACAGCCGACCTCTTGACCCACATTCTGCCTATCGCCTCTGCAGCCCATCCTGGTTGCAGGCTGGGGTGGGCTCCAGGGTGGTCACCCCTCTCGTTCAGACCACGGGACAGTGTGGCGGGACTGGGGCCCTGTACACCCTCCTTCCACGTGCTCCCAGCCCCATCCCTGCCTTCCCACGCTGCCCACCACGGCGCTGGGGCTCCTGGCAGCCACAGGGCTGCTTCTAgagtctcctcctcctccacagtCTCTGCTCTGGATTCTGCGTTGGTACCACTTCATAAAGCCCCTACTGTGTGGGCCACGGCAACAACCTGGGAGCCTTGCTGTGACCTCTGTTTTGGCAAAGGCGGTATCCAGGCTCAGAAAGGTGGAACTGTATACTCAGGGATGCACAGCTGTGCATGGCAGCTCAGGGATTCACACCCGAGGGGCCTTGTTTTCTGGGAGCCCAACAGAccttcctctccccatcccaggccttgtgagagaagagaggaacaATCACATCTAGAGACCTGGGCAGATGGGCCGTTTGCAGAAAGGAGCTAGACAAAGCCCGGAACCTCCCCAGTGAAGGCCCAGCCTCTGGGGCCTTGCCCCCTGCCTGGGCACGCCTGGGGGCAGGGGCCCAGCTGTCTgttcacccaccctccctcccccaggactcGCGCATGTAAGAGCAGACTCTGGGGGCTATGCAAGGGCTTGGGGGCTGGCAGGCTGGGACCCTCGGGAGTGTATCCATAGCAACCAGTTCTCGGAGGACTGGGTTCCTGTGGGGCTGAGGCTGCTGTTGGCTGGAGCGTGAAGCATTGAggttccctccccccaccccccgcccatgCTCTGCTTATGGGTAATAACAACATCACCCCAACTCTGGGCCACTGTGGGCAGACACCAGCCCTCCATTGACTCCCCAGGTTCTCACAGTGCCAGATGGAGCAGACTGGGTGCTCTCACACTGGTTAGAGGCCTTGGCCAGGCCGCACCAGCTCTCTGTCCCCTGGCCCAGGACTGTCGAATGTGTTCTGGGACACGGGGCTGAGAAAGGCTGCTCAGACGGGCTCCAGAGGCAGCCCTCCTGGCATCAAACCCCAGTCCCCTTGCCCAGTATTGCGGGGCTCTGGCCAAGTGGTTTGGCCTCTTCAAACTCCACTTTCTCCACCCTTAAAGTGGGGTTCACAGAGTGATTGTGAGTCTTCAGAATAAACAGAgcctgcacacagtaggtgctcagtaaatgtgagcTGCTGTCATGATCGTGGAAATTCAGTAGCTATGGGCTGtctttcctgtctctccctctctgctggtCTCAAGCGTGTTCTCTCTCCACCCCGGGCTCCTCTCTGAGGTTTCTGGGGGCCACACAGGGGCAGGCAGCCCTGGCCACAGGCCCAGGAGAACCATGGGAGGGACCCTGGGGAAGGGGCTTATGGCAGAGCAGGTGCTTTGAATGCCAAGTTCTGTCCTTCTGTAATTATGTCTCCTGGTGGGGGCTGAAGctccagaggaggagggggggtctctgggggacagagaaggggagacagccTAAGAGGAGGTGTTGGGGTGAGGACGAGGTCTGGCCAAGGTTGTagcgggagggaggcagagtaaGAGagccctcacctgcttgtgcctGAACTCATGTTCCACCAACATGGAGGACCAGATGGTGCTGGCCGGGTGCCTGCTGCCCTGGGCCTTGGGCACCCATGGCCTTGCACGCAAGGCCGGGAGGGCCGTCTTTTGGAGGAGGGGGCTCTGGGTATAATACACATGCTTAATGAATGTTGGTGCTGGTGAACCTATGTGTGTGGCAAGGCGTGGATGCACATATGGGCAGTTGGGGGTCTACACTTGTGTCCACAAGGGTGTGTATTGGGGGTGGGGTCTGTGCGTGTGCTTGTGTCACAGCTACTTGTGCAGCTGTGGGCACATTCGGGCATGATGGATCCAGTGAGAGCTGAAAGCCTTCATGTCCCAGGATGAATTTGGATATGTCAACCTGTGTGAACGTGTGGTCCATGAGGATGCCTCCACTGCTCTGAGGGTGTTGCACCCGTGTGTCTGTGTTAGAGGGAGCAGATTGccgtgtgtgtggtgggggttgggggtctTGTGTGTTGACAGTGAGTTGCGACAAGGGAGTGTACGTGTGTCTGtttgcatgtctgtgtgtgtcctCATGGGCGTGTCCATGCCTGTGCAtgcagtctgtgtgtgtgtgtgtgtgtgtgtgtgtgtgtgtgcgtgcacccAGACTCTTGTGGTCAGCAATGTCACCTCCCTTGGGAATCCCCTGGAGCATTTTCCCCATCAGAAGGGGCCCTATTATTGGGCAGTCTTTTTCCTGCCACTGAGGGGTGGCCATGTGGTGGAGGAGTATTGGTGGTAACTTCTCATCCTGCCTAGCCCCTGGTGATTTATTTTCCAAGCACAGCAACCCACTTCATTCACCTGCTCCTAGGAGGAACAATCAAAATCACTTTGATCATGGATAGTCCTCTGCACTGGTCTGGACTGGCCATGGCTCTGGCCTCCACAGCCTTCCATCCAGCAGGCCTGCCCTGAGCGTCCTTGGTATGGAGCTTCCTGGGGTGTGCTTTGTTCTTGTATtgacttcttccttcttctttcccttcctatgTGATGGCAAGAGGGCAGGGGACACATGTGGGAAGGAATGAATGATTCTGACAATGGAAGACCCAAGATCATTGTTCTCCATGAGCACGGACGTGGAGTTGAGCTGAGATGGGGGCTTTGGGACTGTGTACCCCCAGAAGGCCTCAGCCCCCACAGTCTTTTCTGGCCTGAATTTGTCCTCTGTCTGTTGTGACGCCCGAAACCCCAGCTCTGTCCGACCCCCCACCTCATGCCCTACTTCTTGGGCATTTCCCTGCAGAATGCCTGCCTCTGGGCCACTGTTCTGAACCCCTCGGTTTTCTGAAACACTGGGGGAAAGGGCCCTGGTCTTATCAGAGTGGGTTCTGGAACCTGAGGGGGGACCCTGCCTCTGGAACCAAATCTCCCAGCACCAGCTAGGACCGCTGTTTCCTCATTGATTCGTTCAACAAGCATTTGCTCAGCAGCAATAACAATTGTAATAAAAGTTAAGTCATTATTAGGCACTCCTTCTGGGCCAGGTCCTGTGCTGGGTGGTGAGGATCCAGGATACAGAAGGCATCTTTggttctctttgctcctcctgcCCTAGTAAAGTGCCTTGCAACATAATATTTGCAACTTGgctcatttgttcaacaaatgctTTCCGTGTACTTAGTCTCTGCTGGCCGTGGGACCTCACAGGTGGACAAAGCGCATCCTGGCCCTCTGGGTGCTCATGATGCAGTGGGGGAGCAAACAAGTCAATTAGCCATGACGAATCCATGTGCTGATTAACTAGATGCTTTAAGCATAAGCTTGGGGGCCTGGGGAGCCCCTGAACTCATcctggggtgggaagaggaggcCTCTCAgcagaggtgacatttgaacagagtCCTCAGGATGGAAAGGGTGCTCCGAGTGGAGGAGACAGTGTGGgcaaaggcctggaggtgggACCAGGCCCTTGAGGGAAACTGCAGATGTGGTCAGAGCCACCCTGGGAACTGAGGCAGTTGAGCCCCCTGGTGGTTTATCCTGGCTGCATGTTTGAGGGTCTGGCCCAAGTGTTCCACCAAGAAATCCAAAGCCCTGCCCCCTTTTTCAGAGGTCAGGAGAGGTCCCTTCATCCCTGAGCTGCAGTGGTCTTCAAAAAGCTTGGATGTTTTGGATCCCAATACGACCCTGCCCCCTTCATAAAAACTCACAGCCACAGACTTTCCCCCACACAGGCAATACCACCCCTGTCCAGAGGGGGCTGTTTTCACAATCATCCACCTAGGCTTAGTTGTTGAGAAGATTCTTTGGAATGGGTCTTCAAGAAGCTCTGAAGCTTCTGATGATCTCCATTTTCCTCCTTCTACCTCCTAAAGGCAGCTGGTGTTAGCTTCCTGTGTGTGGAAGCCAGCTGTAGGATCACCAGCAACCTTGTGTGCCTAGTGAGGAATTCTTCAGTTACTTGTAAGCACCAGGACTGGCAGGAACAGTATCCCCTGCTCAGCCACATGGCCCTTATCTCTTATGTAAAGAGATAGAGTAGTTGGATGGGTGGAAAGATAGATGTATGGTTGGATTGGTAGATGGATGTAGGAGAAGACAGAAGGATGAGTAGACAGAGGATGGATAAATGGagggtggatgaatgaataggtGGATGGGTAGGTGTGTATTACCTAGATGGCTGATAAGATAGCTAGATGGATTGATGGGTAGacggatggtgtgtgtgtgtgtgtgtgtgtgtgtgtgtgtgtgtgtgtgttgtgtgtgtgtagacagtgagcaggtagatggatggatgatgggtggatggatggatggatggatggatttgaGCATGCTCCTAGAAGGGCAGCCTCCTTCAACTTCTTTTCCATGGTTATACCGTGTGTTCTCACCTTGGGATGGTGACTCCCATCATGGCAATTTCCCCAGATGTAACAGAGGAGCACCTCCTTTGGAATGCAGCCTAGTCCCCTGCCCCAGGCTGAAGAGCTGGATTtggaggcaggtggggagagaATGACCAGAAGAGACCTGGGAGGGGACCAGAGCCATTCTGGCAAGTCTTGAATGAAGACCTCCAGGCACTTTTGCTTTCTGCTCTTTTCCACTTCCTGACTATctaattcctttctttttggcttccaaacagaaaaagacatacCAGTGCATCAAGTGCCAGATGACctttgagaacgagagagagatCCAAATCCATGTTGCCAACCACATGATTGGTAAGAGAGCATTTCCTCCCACCCATGCTGGGGCCACTCATCGGGCTTTGAAATTTGTGGTTCCAATCATCATTTCGCTGCTTTTAGGGCAAAAGATGGAGTCACTGCTGCCGTTTCCGAGACATTTCAAATGGGAGTAAAATGTAAGAGCTGGAGCTCTACTCACATTACAATCAAACTTTTGACAATCTCTTCCATTTCCCAGCATAAATTTCCCTCCATTTCTGAAACGAAGTGCTTTCCAGTTGTCAAGCACTCAGGGGCAATTATGCTTCAATTTTATATGTCATGACATTGAATAGATTTAACTGCTCACATTTCCCCACTAAACGTGGTGAATTCCTCA from the Prionailurus viverrinus isolate Anna chromosome E2, UM_Priviv_1.0, whole genome shotgun sequence genome contains:
- the ZNF423 gene encoding zinc finger protein 423 isoform X2 is translated as MSRRKQAKPRSVKGGLEGEPECDRKTSRALEDRNSVTSQEERNEDDEDVEEESIYTCDHCQQDFECLADLTDHRAHRCPGDGDDDPQLSWVASSPSSKDVASPTQMIGDGCDLGLGEEEGGTGLPYPCQFCDKSFIRLSYLKRHEQIHSDKLPFKCTYCSRLFKHKRSRDRHIKLHTGDKKYHCHECEAAFSRSDHLKIHLKTHSSSKPFKCTVCKRGFSSTSSLQSHMQAHKKNKEHLAKSEKEAKKDDFMCDYCEDTFSQTEELEKHVLTRHPQLSEKADLQCIHCPEVFVDENALLAHIHQAHANQKHKCPMCPEQFSSVEGVYCHLDSHRQPDSSNHSVSPDPVLGSVASMSSATPDSSASVERGSTPDSTLKPLRGQKKMRDDGQGWSKVVYSCPYCSKRDFNSLAVLEIHLKTIHADKPQQSHTCQICLDSMPTLYNLNEHVRKLHKNHAYPVMQFGNISAFHCNYCPEMFADINSLQEHIRVSHCGPNVNPPDGNNAFFCNQCSMGFLTESSLTEHIQQAHCGVGSTKLESPVVQPAQSFMEVYSCPYCTNSPIFGSILKLTKHIKENHKNIPLAHSKKSKAEQSPVSSDVEVSSPKRQRISASANSISNGEYPCNQCDLKFSNFESFQTHLKLHLELLLRKQACPQCKEDFDSQESLLQHLTVHYMTTSTHYVCESCDKQFSSVDDLQKHLLDMHTFVLYHCTLCQEVFDSKVSIQVHLAVKHSNEKKMYRCTACNWDFRKEADLQVHVKHSHLGNPAKAHKCIFCGETFSTEVELQCHITTHSKKYNCKFCSKAFHAIILLEKHLREKHCVFDAATENGTANGVPPAAGKKAEPADLQGMLLKNPEAPNSHEASEDDVDASEPMYGCDICGAAYTMEVLLQNHRLRDHNIRPGEDDGSRKKAEFIKGSHKCNVCSRTFFSENGLREHLQTHRGPAKHYMCPICGERFPSLLTLTEHKVTHSKSLDTGTCRICKMPLQSEEEFIEHCQMHPDLRNSLTGFRCVVCMQTVTSTLELKIHGTFHMQKLAGSSAASSPNGQGLQKLYKCALCLKEFRSKQDLVKLDVNGLPYGLCAGCMARSANGQVGGLAPPEPADRPCAGLRCPECSVKFESAEDLESHMQVDHRDLTPETSGPRKGAQTSPVPRKKTYQCIKCQMTFENEREIQIHVANHMIEEGINHECKLCNQMFDSPAKLLCHLIEHSFEGMGGTFKCPVCFTVFVQANKLQQHIFAVHGQEDKIYDCSQCPQKFFFQTELQNHTMSQHAQ
- the ZNF423 gene encoding zinc finger protein 423 isoform X3, with the protein product MIGDGCDLGLGEEEGGTGLPYPCQFCDKSFIRLSYLKRHEQIHSDKLPFKCTYCSRLFKHKRSRDRHIKLHTGDKKYHCHECEAAFSRSDHLKIHLKTHSSSKPFKCTVCKRGFSSTSSLQSHMQAHKKNKEHLAKSEKEAKKDDFMCDYCEDTFSQTEELEKHVLTRHPQLSEKADLQCIHCPEVFVDENALLAHIHQAHANQKHKCPMCPEQFSSVEGVYCHLDSHRQPDSSNHSVSPDPVLGSVASMSSATPDSSASVERGSTPDSTLKPLRGQKKMRDDGQGWSKVVYSCPYCSKRDFNSLAVLEIHLKTIHADKPQQSHTCQICLDSMPTLYNLNEHVRKLHKNHAYPVMQFGNISAFHCNYCPEMFADINSLQEHIRVSHCGPNVNPPDGNNAFFCNQCSMGFLTESSLTEHIQQAHCGVGSTKLESPVVQPAQSFMEVYSCPYCTNSPIFGSILKLTKHIKENHKNIPLAHSKKSKAEQSPVSSDVEVSSPKRQRISASANSISNGEYPCNQCDLKFSNFESFQTHLKLHLELLLRKQACPQCKEDFDSQESLLQHLTVHYMTTSTHYVCESCDKQFSSVDDLQKHLLDMHTFVLYHCTLCQEVFDSKVSIQVHLAVKHSNEKKMYRCTACNWDFRKEADLQVHVKHSHLGNPAKAHKCIFCGETFSTEVELQCHITTHSKKYNCKFCSKAFHAIILLEKHLREKHCVFDAATENGTANGVPPAAGKKAEPADLQGMLLKNPEAPNSHEASEDDVDASEPMYGCDICGAAYTMEVLLQNHRLRDHNIRPGEDDGSRKKAEFIKGSHKCNVCSRTFFSENGLREHLQTHRGPAKHYMCPICGERFPSLLTLTEHKVTHSKSLDTGTCRICKMPLQSEEEFIEHCQMHPDLRNSLTGFRCVVCMQTVTSTLELKIHGTFHMQKLAGSSAASSPNGQGLQKLYKCALCLKEFRSKQDLVKLDVNGLPYGLCAGCMARSANGQVGGLAPPEPADRPCAGLRCPECSVKFESAEDLESHMQVDHRDLTPETSGPRKGAQTSPVPRKKTYQCIKCQMTFENEREIQIHVANHMIEEGINHECKLCNQMFDSPAKLLCHLIEHSFEGMGGTFKCPVCFTVFVQANKLQQHIFAVHGQEDKIYDCSQCPQKFFFQTELQNHTMSQHAQ
- the ZNF423 gene encoding zinc finger protein 423 isoform X1, translating into MSRRKQAKPRSVKVEEGEASDFSLAWDSSVTASGGLEGEPECDRKTSRALEDRNSVTSQEERNEDDEDVEEESIYTCDHCQQDFECLADLTDHRAHRCPGDGDDDPQLSWVASSPSSKDVASPTQMIGDGCDLGLGEEEGGTGLPYPCQFCDKSFIRLSYLKRHEQIHSDKLPFKCTYCSRLFKHKRSRDRHIKLHTGDKKYHCHECEAAFSRSDHLKIHLKTHSSSKPFKCTVCKRGFSSTSSLQSHMQAHKKNKEHLAKSEKEAKKDDFMCDYCEDTFSQTEELEKHVLTRHPQLSEKADLQCIHCPEVFVDENALLAHIHQAHANQKHKCPMCPEQFSSVEGVYCHLDSHRQPDSSNHSVSPDPVLGSVASMSSATPDSSASVERGSTPDSTLKPLRGQKKMRDDGQGWSKVVYSCPYCSKRDFNSLAVLEIHLKTIHADKPQQSHTCQICLDSMPTLYNLNEHVRKLHKNHAYPVMQFGNISAFHCNYCPEMFADINSLQEHIRVSHCGPNVNPPDGNNAFFCNQCSMGFLTESSLTEHIQQAHCGVGSTKLESPVVQPAQSFMEVYSCPYCTNSPIFGSILKLTKHIKENHKNIPLAHSKKSKAEQSPVSSDVEVSSPKRQRISASANSISNGEYPCNQCDLKFSNFESFQTHLKLHLELLLRKQACPQCKEDFDSQESLLQHLTVHYMTTSTHYVCESCDKQFSSVDDLQKHLLDMHTFVLYHCTLCQEVFDSKVSIQVHLAVKHSNEKKMYRCTACNWDFRKEADLQVHVKHSHLGNPAKAHKCIFCGETFSTEVELQCHITTHSKKYNCKFCSKAFHAIILLEKHLREKHCVFDAATENGTANGVPPAAGKKAEPADLQGMLLKNPEAPNSHEASEDDVDASEPMYGCDICGAAYTMEVLLQNHRLRDHNIRPGEDDGSRKKAEFIKGSHKCNVCSRTFFSENGLREHLQTHRGPAKHYMCPICGERFPSLLTLTEHKVTHSKSLDTGTCRICKMPLQSEEEFIEHCQMHPDLRNSLTGFRCVVCMQTVTSTLELKIHGTFHMQKLAGSSAASSPNGQGLQKLYKCALCLKEFRSKQDLVKLDVNGLPYGLCAGCMARSANGQVGGLAPPEPADRPCAGLRCPECSVKFESAEDLESHMQVDHRDLTPETSGPRKGAQTSPVPRKKTYQCIKCQMTFENEREIQIHVANHMIEEGINHECKLCNQMFDSPAKLLCHLIEHSFEGMGGTFKCPVCFTVFVQANKLQQHIFAVHGQEDKIYDCSQCPQKFFFQTELQNHTMSQHAQ